Proteins co-encoded in one Coxiella burnetii genomic window:
- the bioC gene encoding malonyl-ACP O-methyltransferase BioC, with translation MMVNSLKKRIQRSFNKAFDTYDDHASIQREICKQLLKPLKEMRIQTKIIADFACGTGISTKAVADSFPYQNLYAIDFCEKLLIQAKSKLKESNVEFILADFETNVFLCNSLDLIFCNMGFQWALDLKQTFFSLFSQLKAFGVLAFSVPLLGTFCELRNDCRNPFLTLQSIVQLLKAVGFELLTADEKIFTDSFESPLDAIRSIKSIGANCLLYPKRNKGLSPMPIEKNNTDTTLTYHIGFFIAKKIIQ, from the coding sequence ATGATGGTTAATTCGTTAAAAAAGCGTATCCAGCGTTCGTTTAATAAAGCGTTTGACACTTACGATGATCATGCTTCGATTCAACGCGAGATTTGCAAGCAATTACTGAAACCATTGAAAGAGATGCGTATTCAAACAAAAATTATTGCAGATTTTGCTTGCGGAACTGGTATCAGTACTAAAGCTGTTGCCGATTCTTTTCCTTATCAAAATCTCTATGCTATTGATTTTTGTGAAAAGCTTTTGATACAAGCCAAAAGCAAGTTAAAAGAATCTAACGTTGAGTTTATATTAGCGGATTTTGAAACCAATGTGTTCCTTTGCAATTCCTTAGATCTTATCTTTTGTAATATGGGTTTTCAATGGGCTTTGGATCTAAAACAGACTTTTTTTAGCTTATTTTCGCAATTGAAGGCATTTGGTGTGCTTGCTTTTTCAGTTCCATTGCTAGGGACCTTCTGTGAATTAAGGAATGATTGCCGAAATCCCTTTTTAACGCTGCAATCAATTGTCCAGTTGTTAAAGGCTGTGGGTTTTGAGCTGCTTACTGCCGATGAAAAAATTTTTACTGATTCATTTGAATCGCCATTAGATGCTATTCGATCAATTAAATCCATTGGTGCGAACTGCTTACTTTACCCGAAAAGAAACAAAGGCTTGTCACCGATGCCAATAGAAAAGAATAATACTGATACAACACTCACTTATCACATTGGATTTTTTATTGCGAAAAAGATAATACAATGA
- a CDS encoding aminotransferase class I/II-fold pyridoxal phosphate-dependent enzyme, which produces MLATDIKNKLQRHTQSALLRKRIVVAKRKEAWVNINGRDCINFCSNDYLGLASHPAVKAAFISGIQQYGAGSGSSALISGYFKPQQMLEEKFAAFLNRDRAIFFNSGYLANLGVMTSLADRKQIIFSDKLCHASLLDAIQLSRAKHYRYPHQNFEQLKFLMSSKRAHFLLTEGIFSMEGDITPLPSIIDLISAQDILLIVDDAHGIGVLGKNGGGICEYWNLTQTELPCLITPLGKAFGCAGAVVSGRSDLVEAVLQFSRSYRNTTALPPALAIAILQSLEIIQTETWRREKLTALSQTFIQYSKKNGLKLISDDPTPIKCLQVSDNKKTQIIQEALINFGFFVSCIRPPSVPAGSARIRISLGCFHTETQIVQLLDRLASLLC; this is translated from the coding sequence ATGCTTGCTACTGATATTAAAAATAAGCTTCAACGCCATACCCAATCTGCTCTTTTACGTAAACGAATTGTCGTCGCAAAACGTAAAGAAGCGTGGGTCAATATAAACGGCAGAGATTGTATCAATTTCTGTAGCAACGATTATTTAGGATTAGCGAGTCATCCAGCGGTGAAAGCGGCTTTTATTAGCGGCATTCAACAATATGGAGCAGGTAGCGGTTCTTCGGCTTTGATTTCAGGTTATTTTAAGCCACAACAAATGCTAGAAGAAAAATTTGCCGCATTTTTGAATCGGGATCGCGCTATTTTTTTTAATTCGGGATATTTAGCAAATTTAGGGGTGATGACTTCATTGGCTGATCGAAAACAAATTATTTTTTCTGATAAATTGTGCCATGCCTCGTTATTGGATGCGATACAACTTTCAAGAGCGAAACATTATCGTTATCCACATCAAAATTTTGAGCAACTCAAATTTTTAATGTCTTCCAAAAGAGCCCATTTTTTACTGACGGAAGGTATTTTTAGTATGGAAGGCGATATCACACCGTTGCCATCAATAATTGATTTGATCTCAGCCCAGGATATTTTGCTTATCGTTGATGATGCTCATGGGATTGGCGTTTTAGGTAAAAACGGTGGTGGCATTTGCGAATATTGGAATCTGACTCAAACGGAGCTCCCTTGTTTAATAACCCCTTTGGGGAAAGCGTTTGGTTGTGCTGGTGCTGTTGTTTCGGGTCGTAGTGACCTTGTCGAGGCGGTATTGCAGTTTTCACGAAGCTATCGCAATACTACTGCTTTACCGCCCGCGCTAGCTATAGCGATTTTGCAATCGCTTGAAATTATTCAAACAGAGACTTGGCGTCGTGAAAAGCTCACCGCACTTTCTCAAACCTTTATCCAGTATTCTAAAAAGAATGGTCTGAAATTAATATCGGATGATCCAACACCAATTAAATGCTTACAAGTTTCTGATAATAAAAAAACGCAAATCATTCAAGAGGCTCTGATTAATTTTGGTTTTTTTGTCTCCTGCATACGACCGCCGAGCGTGCCTGCGGGTAGTGCGAGAATTCGGATTTCTCTTGGTTGTTTCCATACAGAAACTCAAATCGTGCAACTGCTTGATCGATTGGCTTCGTTGTTATGTTAA
- a CDS encoding alpha/beta fold hydrolase: protein MLSEPIVFISGWGFHASLLKENPYLEKKIILIDLPRLSELTLESVVNYLLPQIPDKSIILGWSLGGLIGIQLASQFPGKVKKLALISSSPRLAADANWPGINKKDVERFLILAKKDFNNLFDYFLSLVNYPNKDLAFKNQLIKNAVDFERDKNCLRNYLSILFETDLREEYSCLKIPLFHLFGEKDAIYKVDSKALAGLNKHSEIHSLPKAGHLPFLTHAREFYDRLMRFVNDG from the coding sequence ATGTTAAGTGAACCGATTGTTTTTATTTCTGGGTGGGGGTTTCATGCTTCTTTGTTAAAAGAAAATCCGTACCTTGAAAAAAAAATTATTTTAATTGATTTGCCTCGGTTGAGTGAATTGACGCTTGAATCTGTGGTAAATTATTTATTGCCTCAAATTCCCGATAAATCAATTATTTTAGGGTGGTCGTTGGGTGGATTAATCGGAATTCAATTAGCTTCTCAATTTCCCGGAAAAGTCAAAAAACTTGCTTTGATTTCAAGTTCACCGCGCCTTGCCGCTGACGCTAATTGGCCTGGAATTAATAAAAAGGACGTCGAACGATTTCTTATTTTAGCTAAAAAAGATTTTAATAATTTGTTCGATTATTTTTTGTCTTTGGTTAATTATCCCAATAAAGACTTAGCTTTTAAAAACCAATTAATCAAAAATGCCGTTGATTTTGAAAGAGATAAAAATTGTTTGAGAAATTATCTTTCAATTTTATTTGAAACAGATCTGCGTGAAGAATATAGCTGTCTTAAAATTCCTCTATTCCATCTATTCGGGGAAAAGGATGCAATTTATAAAGTGGATTCAAAAGCGCTTGCCGGTTTAAATAAACACTCCGAAATTCATTCACTCCCTAAAGCAGGACATCTCCCTTTTCTGACTCATGCCCGGGAGTTTTATGATCGATTAATGCGGTTCGTTAATGATGGTTAA